One window of the Nitrospira sp. genome contains the following:
- a CDS encoding S16 family serine protease, producing the protein MAKLGFFLVYLGLLVSLASIGCPAPVAAQAARIVSVPTLGVRTDGLPGVINQVLIQFERIPVQHGPVLDFNEINLGGGSLVGEEWKDGVRHAVQAVARLVGEDGHDWRITLKNRAVTAVTDGRSSSGAIAVGILAAYRGDALRSDIAVSGVITPDGRIDVVGGLPSKLEAAAGGQYRSLVISRHQPYTSDWPQGEEAAARLRIALIQVRTLAEAYEAMTGGGR; encoded by the coding sequence ATGGCGAAGCTAGGGTTCTTCCTCGTCTATCTCGGGTTGCTTGTCAGTCTTGCCTCAATAGGGTGTCCCGCTCCGGTCGCCGCTCAAGCCGCACGGATTGTGTCCGTTCCCACGCTGGGTGTGCGGACCGACGGCTTGCCTGGCGTGATCAATCAGGTCTTGATTCAATTTGAGCGAATTCCTGTTCAGCACGGTCCCGTCCTTGATTTCAATGAAATCAATCTGGGCGGAGGTTCTCTGGTGGGTGAGGAGTGGAAAGACGGAGTACGCCATGCCGTGCAGGCCGTCGCCAGGCTCGTGGGAGAGGACGGACATGATTGGCGGATCACATTGAAGAACCGGGCGGTGACGGCTGTGACGGACGGTCGAAGTTCGAGCGGTGCCATTGCGGTCGGCATTCTGGCTGCCTATAGAGGCGATGCCCTGAGGTCGGATATCGCGGTGTCCGGCGTGATTACGCCGGATGGGCGGATCGATGTCGTGGGCGGCTTGCCAAGCAAGCTGGAGGCGGCTGCCGGGGGGCAATATCGATCGTTGGTGATCTCACGCCATCAACCCTATACCTCGGATTGGCCTCAAGGTGAAGAAGCGGCGGCTCGATTGCGCATCGCGCTGATTCAGGTTCGTACGTTGGCTGAGGCGTACGAGGCGATGACCGGGGGCGGGCGCTAA
- a CDS encoding HAD family phosphatase, whose translation MIRAILFDFNGVIADDETTHVGCFCQALQEFDLTLSKAEYYGTYLGMDERTCTALLLTARDGKSDAGLVQRIQERKAELFRLHPRAQQPELFPGVIEFVQAARRLCHLAIASGGRREQIDRALRGTVNERAIELIVSAEDCSVGKPDPAIYLLTLKRLNDVVRPPLGADECLVIEDSKAGIRAARAAGMPVLALATTYHLDELGEADRVMPSLAGVDPGPFLRQFP comes from the coding sequence ATGATTCGCGCGATCTTGTTCGATTTTAACGGCGTCATCGCGGACGATGAGACGACCCATGTGGGGTGTTTCTGTCAGGCGCTCCAAGAATTCGACCTGACGCTTTCCAAAGCCGAGTATTACGGGACGTATCTGGGAATGGATGAACGGACCTGCACCGCGCTTCTCCTCACGGCGCGCGATGGAAAGAGTGACGCCGGGTTGGTCCAGCGGATTCAGGAGCGGAAGGCCGAGTTGTTCCGGCTCCATCCCCGCGCACAGCAACCGGAACTGTTTCCCGGCGTGATTGAGTTTGTGCAAGCCGCCCGGCGGCTGTGTCATCTGGCGATCGCCTCCGGTGGCCGGCGCGAGCAGATTGATCGGGCCCTTCGCGGGACGGTGAACGAACGGGCCATTGAACTCATCGTATCGGCAGAGGATTGTTCGGTCGGGAAACCTGATCCGGCTATCTATCTGTTGACGTTGAAGCGGTTGAACGACGTCGTTCGGCCTCCGTTGGGGGCCGACGAGTGCCTGGTCATTGAAGACTCGAAGGCCGGCATTCGCGCGGCCCGCGCGGCCGGGATGCCTGTGCTCGCGCTGGCGACGACCTACCACCTCGATGAATTGGGCGAGGCGGATCGCGTCATGCCCTCATTGGCCGGCGTCGATCCCGGGCCGTTTCTCCGGCAATTTCCCTGA
- a CDS encoding MBL fold metallo-hydrolase — MNIWDRLPHQRYLSLAPWCWVQLESGEAPGPFPFVAGIAPEVVASLHEAHSLLSSSIDTAISDVFSKRASLDDPDRQRRLEDAYAELVNSRPYLKQHIRCGRKPDGTFQWEFPTDPTKSATVTNGGLRIFHSVKRQAIPIGFDQRLLGPAVGKVLGMLDGTHQAEEIKTVVMAAPREAQPLLLKLIESLHQYECLLSAAQPTVRQRWLDAVQDRDLVHLGHAALLYRQQSQMLLFDPWLLPWFAESSVPSLWGALLPKPAAVFLTHDHDDHVDPRTLLHLPKETPIIVPSRRNRKKLHYDYLGLLREMGFGRVVELAHGERWDFDGGAVVSVPFYGEDPCDLEMPRNCYLIHDRGQNILVHADSGPTNNGRSALKEQIIQQLVVKYGPISLVLASQQQLLEVRSYAAHASLSHPGKWLDVGENGYLTNAYLSDLCASAQANLFVSYATGGADWYPDHLSFMFSQRNPARTALLTAHWERPEKLKDLLDPQGCGYHCARALDIYRADQDGRVEVVSSGESLTPLALHRLDHGDPPFMKSTGRA, encoded by the coding sequence ATGAACATCTGGGACCGTTTGCCCCACCAGCGTTACCTGAGCCTCGCTCCCTGGTGTTGGGTGCAATTGGAAAGCGGGGAAGCGCCCGGGCCGTTCCCATTCGTGGCCGGCATCGCCCCGGAGGTCGTGGCCAGTCTGCACGAAGCCCACAGCTTATTGTCCAGCTCCATCGATACGGCCATCAGCGACGTCTTTTCGAAGCGGGCATCGCTGGATGACCCCGACCGGCAACGGCGGCTGGAAGATGCCTATGCGGAACTGGTGAACTCCCGCCCTTACTTGAAGCAACATATTCGCTGCGGCAGGAAACCAGACGGCACGTTTCAATGGGAATTTCCGACCGATCCGACGAAATCTGCGACGGTCACCAACGGCGGCCTGCGCATTTTCCATTCCGTCAAACGGCAGGCCATTCCGATCGGATTCGATCAGCGCCTCCTCGGCCCGGCAGTGGGGAAAGTCCTCGGCATGCTGGACGGCACGCATCAAGCCGAGGAAATCAAAACGGTGGTCATGGCCGCACCGCGCGAAGCCCAGCCGCTCCTCCTCAAACTGATTGAGTCGCTGCACCAATACGAGTGTCTGCTCAGCGCCGCCCAGCCGACCGTCCGGCAGCGCTGGCTCGACGCGGTGCAGGATCGTGATCTCGTGCATTTGGGACATGCGGCGCTGCTCTACCGCCAGCAATCGCAGATGCTGCTCTTCGATCCCTGGCTGCTTCCCTGGTTTGCGGAATCGTCGGTCCCGTCGTTGTGGGGCGCGTTGCTGCCGAAACCGGCCGCCGTGTTTCTCACGCACGACCACGACGATCACGTCGACCCACGAACGCTCCTGCATCTTCCCAAAGAAACGCCTATCATCGTGCCCAGCCGGCGCAATCGCAAGAAGCTGCACTACGACTACCTCGGGCTGTTACGCGAGATGGGCTTCGGACGAGTGGTTGAACTGGCGCACGGCGAGCGCTGGGACTTCGACGGGGGAGCCGTCGTCTCGGTCCCGTTTTACGGAGAAGACCCCTGCGATCTCGAAATGCCGAGAAACTGTTATCTGATCCACGACCGCGGGCAGAATATCCTTGTGCATGCCGACAGCGGCCCGACGAATAACGGACGGTCGGCGCTTAAGGAACAGATCATTCAGCAACTGGTCGTGAAATACGGCCCCATCTCGCTCGTGCTCGCGTCACAGCAACAACTGCTGGAGGTGCGGAGTTATGCGGCCCATGCCTCGCTGTCCCACCCCGGAAAGTGGCTGGACGTGGGTGAAAACGGCTACCTTACCAATGCCTACCTGTCAGATCTCTGCGCCTCCGCGCAGGCCAACTTGTTTGTCTCCTACGCCACCGGAGGGGCGGACTGGTATCCTGACCATCTCTCATTCATGTTCAGTCAGCGGAATCCCGCCAGAACTGCGCTGCTCACGGCCCATTGGGAACGTCCGGAAAAGCTGAAAGATCTTCTCGACCCTCAGGGTTGCGGGTATCATTGCGCTCGAGCGCTCGATATCTATCGGGCCGACCAGGACGGTCGTGTGGAAGTGGTCTCGTCGGGCGAATCCTTGACCCCACTGGCCTTACACCGCCTGGACCACGGCGATCCCCCGTTCATGAAGTCAACCGGGCGGGCATAA
- a CDS encoding DsrE/DsrF/DrsH-like family protein, which produces MTQIEPSATLAQLQETKPDKVTIVLLSGDLDRAMAAFIIATGAAAMGMQVTVFFTFWGLNTIRKKGATSSAKDWLRRMFGMLNKGGADNLPLSRFHFGGLGTSMMKLVMKQNRMPGVPELMETALDLGVRFIACTTTMGLMGITKDTLIDGIDQFAGVTTYLAEAKQGSVNLFI; this is translated from the coding sequence ATGACGCAGATAGAACCTTCCGCCACATTGGCGCAACTGCAAGAAACGAAACCCGACAAGGTGACCATTGTCCTCTTGAGCGGCGATTTGGATCGCGCGATGGCCGCGTTCATCATCGCCACCGGCGCCGCCGCAATGGGCATGCAGGTCACCGTCTTCTTCACCTTCTGGGGATTGAATACGATCCGCAAGAAAGGGGCCACCAGCTCGGCCAAAGACTGGCTCCGCCGCATGTTCGGCATGCTGAACAAGGGAGGCGCCGACAATCTCCCCCTCTCACGATTCCACTTCGGCGGTCTCGGCACGAGCATGATGAAACTCGTCATGAAACAGAACCGGATGCCGGGAGTTCCCGAGCTGATGGAGACGGCACTGGATTTGGGCGTGCGGTTCATCGCCTGCACCACGACGATGGGCCTCATGGGCATTACGAAAGACACGTTGATCGACGGAATCGATCAATTCGCCGGGGTCACGACTTACTTGGCGGAGGCCAAGCAGGGTAGCGTCAACCTCTTTATATAA
- the ftcD gene encoding glutamate formimidoyltransferase: protein MGKIIECIPNFSEGRNPATVQALIAAVESVPGVWLLDRTSDPDHHRSVLTFAGDPDAVLEAAFQAIQIATKLIDLRNHTGVHPRIGATDVVPFVPIQGTTMEDCVQLGLRLGERIGTELLIPVFLYEQAAGHPDRTRLETIRRGALSGLGARMATDQNWRPDFGPARLHDTAGAIVIGARPPLIAFNVNLKTPDLTIAKAMARTIRHSNGGLPCVKAIGVALASRGLVQVSMNLTDYHVTSMAAAFRGVQAEAAKVGVEIVESELIGLVPQAALDQAAASLLQIVNFDSTQILETRLAAAQGARPDPGSESTISEFLYALSAPTPAPAGGAVAALAGALAASLGTMGARIGKQSTAEQSLNSLSQKLAALMQNDCAAYAAVSQARRLPADHADRPQLLSTALEQATEVPLTIAELACEAGLTIAAIRQSLSPAVQSDLTVGMICAIAATEAGLHTAQTNVKLQRNQSVAANHARRMTKIANGLEELRGLCYTPPPST from the coding sequence ATGGGAAAGATCATCGAGTGCATCCCCAATTTCAGCGAAGGCCGGAATCCCGCCACCGTTCAGGCGCTGATCGCAGCGGTGGAATCGGTCCCGGGCGTCTGGCTGTTGGATCGGACGAGCGATCCCGATCACCATCGGTCTGTGTTGACCTTTGCCGGCGATCCCGATGCGGTCCTGGAAGCGGCGTTTCAAGCAATACAAATCGCGACGAAGCTGATTGATCTGCGTAACCACACGGGAGTCCATCCACGCATCGGGGCGACGGATGTCGTTCCCTTTGTCCCAATCCAGGGCACGACAATGGAAGACTGTGTGCAGCTCGGCCTCCGACTGGGCGAACGGATAGGAACCGAACTGCTGATCCCGGTGTTTCTGTATGAGCAGGCGGCTGGCCATCCGGACCGAACCAGGCTGGAAACGATCCGACGGGGAGCACTGTCCGGGCTGGGAGCGAGAATGGCGACCGACCAAAACTGGCGCCCGGACTTCGGACCCGCCCGTCTCCATGACACGGCGGGAGCTATTGTGATCGGCGCCAGGCCCCCCCTCATTGCCTTCAATGTGAATCTGAAGACCCCCGATCTCACGATCGCGAAGGCCATGGCGCGCACGATCCGGCACTCCAACGGCGGCCTGCCCTGCGTCAAAGCGATTGGAGTGGCGCTGGCCAGCCGCGGACTCGTGCAAGTCTCGATGAATCTGACCGACTACCATGTCACATCAATGGCCGCAGCCTTCCGTGGAGTGCAAGCCGAGGCAGCCAAGGTCGGTGTGGAGATCGTCGAGAGCGAACTGATCGGTCTCGTTCCCCAAGCCGCGCTGGATCAGGCCGCTGCGTCGCTCTTACAGATCGTGAACTTCGACTCCACTCAAATTCTGGAAACAAGACTGGCGGCCGCCCAGGGCGCCCGGCCCGACCCCGGATCGGAATCAACCATCAGTGAGTTTCTCTATGCCCTGTCGGCCCCCACGCCGGCACCGGCCGGCGGCGCGGTCGCAGCACTGGCGGGAGCCCTCGCGGCATCTTTGGGCACCATGGGAGCACGAATCGGGAAGCAGTCGACGGCCGAGCAATCCCTCAACAGCCTTAGTCAAAAACTGGCGGCCTTGATGCAGAACGACTGCGCGGCCTATGCCGCAGTCTCACAAGCCCGACGCCTCCCCGCGGATCACGCTGACCGTCCACAGCTTCTCTCAACGGCCCTTGAGCAAGCGACCGAGGTTCCGCTCACAATCGCGGAACTCGCCTGCGAAGCAGGACTGACGATCGCCGCCATTCGACAGTCTCTGTCACCGGCAGTGCAATCGGATCTCACTGTTGGAATGATCTGCGCGATCGCCGCGACCGAAGCCGGACTGCATACCGCACAAACCAACGTAAAACTGCAACGAAATCAGTCTGTTGCTGCAAATCATGCGCGCCGAATGACCAAGATCGCCAACGGTCTTGAGGAACTCAGGGGGCTATGCTACACTCCGCCGCCTAGTACGTAG
- the nth gene encoding endonuclease III has product MRQDQIHAAIRIVRREIRQWQEPVVGVVARESNRDPFRILISCLLSLRTKDKTTGEASERLFALAHKPAPMLTLPLETIEQAIYPVCFYRTKAKSIHQICQRLLETYGGVVPDSIDELVTLSGVGRKTANLVVTVGYGKPGICVDIHVHRISNRWGYIKTKTPDESEEALRRKLPPQHWITFNDLLVPFGQNLCQPVSPWCSKCKLKDYCDRVGVEKSR; this is encoded by the coding sequence ATGCGTCAGGATCAGATCCATGCCGCCATCAGGATCGTCAGGCGAGAGATCCGTCAATGGCAGGAACCGGTTGTGGGGGTCGTGGCGCGAGAGTCGAACCGCGATCCGTTCCGTATTCTGATTTCCTGCCTCCTCAGCCTCCGCACCAAAGACAAAACCACCGGTGAAGCCAGCGAGCGGCTGTTTGCCTTAGCGCACAAACCCGCCCCGATGCTGACGCTTCCGCTCGAAACGATAGAACAGGCCATCTATCCGGTCTGCTTCTACCGGACGAAAGCCAAATCCATTCATCAGATCTGTCAGCGGCTCTTGGAAACGTACGGCGGAGTCGTGCCCGATTCCATCGACGAATTGGTCACGCTCTCAGGGGTAGGACGAAAGACCGCCAACCTGGTCGTCACGGTGGGCTACGGCAAACCAGGCATCTGCGTCGATATTCACGTGCACCGGATCAGCAACCGCTGGGGCTACATCAAGACCAAGACTCCTGACGAGAGCGAAGAGGCGTTGCGCCGGAAACTCCCTCCGCAACATTGGATCACCTTCAACGATCTCCTGGTGCCCTTCGGGCAGAACCTCTGCCAACCGGTCTCTCCCTGGTGCAGCAAGTGCAAACTGAAGGACTATTGCGATCGGGTGGGAGTAGAGAAATCCCGCTAA
- the rpsU gene encoding 30S ribosomal protein S21 yields the protein MEIKVFNNNVEKALKVAKKKLAGEGLFRELKRRRFYEKPSVRKKAKLREAQRRRQKWLSKRKPE from the coding sequence ATGGAAATTAAAGTTTTCAATAACAACGTTGAAAAAGCTCTGAAGGTTGCCAAGAAGAAGCTGGCAGGCGAAGGTTTGTTCCGCGAACTGAAGCGTCGCCGTTTCTATGAAAAGCCGAGCGTCAGAAAGAAAGCGAAACTGCGCGAAGCTCAACGCCGCCGTCAGAAGTGGTTGTCCAAGCGGAAGCCTGAGTAG
- a CDS encoding sulfurtransferase TusA family protein, with protein sequence MQADVKLDTLGYFCPMPIILTSKKIKELTLGQVLEVVSDDEGIKKDMPAWCDTTGHQLVGMEEEQATSGRIYKAFVKKTK encoded by the coding sequence ATGCAGGCTGATGTGAAGCTCGATACACTCGGATACTTTTGCCCCATGCCGATTATTCTGACTTCGAAGAAGATCAAGGAACTCACCCTCGGGCAGGTGCTCGAGGTGGTATCCGACGACGAAGGCATCAAGAAAGATATGCCCGCCTGGTGCGACACGACGGGACATCAACTGGTCGGCATGGAAGAAGAGCAGGCCACGTCAGGCCGGATCTATAAAGCCTTCGTCAAGAAGACCAAGTAA
- a CDS encoding aromatic ring-hydroxylating dioxygenase subunit alpha, with the protein MSTVLEQDTTPLRSPPLLGFWYAAAPSSDVAPGAMKGVVLLSTPILLCRTKDGGVFAMLDLCPHRGMPLSFGRMDGDRVECYYHGWQFGTDGRCTAIPSLVSDSPIDPKKICVTSYPCQDQDGYIWVYMADSRYPDRPIPPLMRHPLPSSPYLMFQHSQMLSSTLDDGVVGLMDPAHGPYVHQSGLWRKPASQHDKAKTFEPIPNGFRMIGHAPSKNSPPYQLLKWVSGGELRTTIDFVLPNQRYEFIQCGSLWVSIRVLMTPITEHETRMDFCAAWNAFRWLPFGKSIFRYFAKGFLAQDKVAMDRQSIGLKHKPPFRLVGDADQQAKWYHKLKAAHVASLQTGQPFEHPLKGPVTLRWRS; encoded by the coding sequence ATGAGCACCGTTCTCGAACAGGATACGACGCCGCTACGCAGTCCTCCGCTGCTGGGCTTCTGGTATGCGGCCGCGCCCAGTTCCGATGTGGCCCCTGGCGCCATGAAGGGCGTGGTACTGCTGAGCACGCCGATTCTTCTCTGTCGTACCAAAGACGGCGGCGTCTTTGCGATGCTCGATCTCTGTCCCCATCGGGGGATGCCCCTATCCTTCGGGCGGATGGATGGGGATCGGGTGGAGTGTTACTACCACGGCTGGCAATTCGGGACGGATGGACGGTGCACGGCGATTCCGTCCCTGGTGAGCGATTCCCCGATCGATCCGAAGAAGATCTGCGTCACGTCCTATCCCTGTCAGGACCAGGACGGGTATATCTGGGTTTATATGGCGGACAGCCGTTATCCCGATCGACCGATTCCTCCGTTGATGCGACATCCCCTTCCTTCGAGCCCCTATCTGATGTTCCAGCATTCACAGATGTTGTCCAGCACGCTCGATGACGGCGTGGTGGGGTTGATGGATCCGGCGCATGGCCCCTATGTGCATCAGAGCGGTTTGTGGCGGAAGCCCGCCAGCCAGCACGACAAAGCGAAGACCTTTGAACCGATCCCGAACGGGTTCCGGATGATCGGCCATGCGCCGTCGAAAAACAGTCCGCCGTATCAATTGTTGAAGTGGGTTTCCGGGGGAGAATTACGCACCACCATCGATTTCGTGTTGCCCAATCAGCGGTATGAGTTCATCCAATGCGGTTCGCTGTGGGTCTCGATCCGGGTCTTGATGACGCCGATTACCGAACACGAAACCCGCATGGATTTCTGTGCGGCCTGGAATGCCTTCCGTTGGCTGCCGTTCGGCAAGTCGATTTTCAGATATTTCGCCAAGGGCTTTCTGGCGCAGGACAAGGTGGCGATGGACCGCCAGTCGATCGGGCTCAAGCACAAGCCGCCGTTCCGTCTGGTCGGCGATGCCGATCAGCAGGCCAAGTGGTATCACAAGTTGAAAGCGGCCCATGTCGCGTCGCTCCAGACCGGACAACCGTTCGAGCATCCACTCAAAGGACCTGTTACGCTGCGATGGCGAAGCTAG
- a CDS encoding cation:proton antiporter: protein MTDYSVLSNLLVIFTVSIAVVFVFHQFRLPSIAGFLVAGALIGPHGFNLISDSSTVQVLAEIGVVLLLFTIGIEFSLVQLASLRRLLFIAAPIQVGGVIAIVWAGATLAGVPWQQGIFWGFLLSLSSTAIVLKALAANGESESLHGRATIGILVFQDLAVVPMILLAPILSSPSEGAALSILLTLGKSVIVVGLVVAAAWYLVPKLLEHIVRSRSRELFLLTIIVLCLGIAWLTSLGGLSLALGAFIAGLVISESEFSHQAMAEVLPFRDSFNSLFFVSIGILMDWRILLEYPVVVTGLLAAILVIKFVTGTGAVLAVAIPPRSAVMAGVALAQVGEFSFILAQVGQENKLLTGAPYQVFLAVSVCSMIITPFLMQWSPHLARRAEAMQRLRHWFPGRTTAHVLEAEGRHLRIKDHVIIVGYGLNGRNLARVLGETEVPYIALDLDGDTVQRETKHGLPLYYGDATNPNVLRHVKIEDARVLVVAISDPFMARRTVQVARGLNPKLHIVVRTRYLRELEELHQLGADDVVPEEFETSIEIFALVLRTYNMPQEFVMRKAEQVRREGYALLRRNDLPELAHHLRGGTLSDVEVETCRIEDGSPAAGKLLSQLSLRPRTGASVIAWTRAGITESNPSEKTKLLPGDIVVLLGSRAQIRRAMELILPTESKER from the coding sequence ATGACCGACTACAGCGTTCTCAGCAATCTGCTCGTCATCTTCACGGTGTCCATTGCCGTCGTGTTTGTCTTTCATCAATTCCGGCTCCCGTCGATCGCGGGATTTCTGGTGGCCGGGGCACTGATCGGCCCCCACGGATTCAATCTGATCTCCGACTCCAGTACGGTTCAAGTACTGGCCGAGATCGGCGTGGTCCTACTGCTCTTCACGATCGGCATCGAATTTTCGCTCGTGCAGCTGGCTTCGCTGCGGCGCCTGCTCTTTATTGCCGCGCCGATTCAGGTTGGAGGCGTCATCGCCATCGTCTGGGCCGGAGCGACGCTCGCCGGTGTGCCATGGCAACAAGGCATCTTCTGGGGCTTCCTCCTCTCCCTCAGCAGCACCGCGATCGTCTTGAAAGCCCTCGCGGCGAACGGTGAAAGCGAATCGCTCCACGGCCGCGCGACGATCGGCATACTCGTGTTCCAGGACCTGGCCGTTGTCCCGATGATCCTCCTCGCGCCGATCCTGTCCAGCCCCAGTGAAGGAGCCGCGCTCTCCATTCTCCTCACGCTCGGGAAATCTGTGATAGTCGTCGGTCTCGTCGTAGCCGCTGCGTGGTATCTCGTACCGAAACTCCTCGAGCACATTGTCCGGAGCCGCAGCCGCGAACTCTTTCTGCTCACGATCATCGTGCTCTGCCTCGGCATCGCCTGGCTAACCTCGCTCGGCGGTCTCTCGCTGGCGCTGGGCGCCTTCATCGCGGGGCTCGTCATCTCTGAGTCGGAATTCAGCCACCAGGCCATGGCAGAAGTGTTGCCGTTTCGGGACAGCTTCAACAGCCTGTTCTTCGTGTCCATCGGTATTCTTATGGATTGGCGAATCTTGCTCGAATATCCTGTCGTGGTCACCGGCCTCCTTGCTGCCATCCTCGTAATCAAGTTTGTGACAGGGACCGGAGCCGTCCTCGCCGTCGCCATCCCTCCACGTTCAGCCGTCATGGCTGGCGTGGCCCTCGCCCAGGTCGGCGAATTCAGCTTCATCCTCGCGCAAGTTGGACAAGAAAATAAGTTGCTGACCGGCGCCCCCTATCAAGTGTTTCTGGCCGTCTCCGTCTGTTCGATGATTATTACTCCGTTCCTCATGCAATGGTCCCCGCATCTCGCCCGCCGGGCCGAAGCGATGCAGCGGCTCCGCCACTGGTTCCCCGGCCGGACGACGGCCCACGTGCTCGAAGCGGAAGGCCGGCATCTCCGGATCAAGGACCACGTGATCATCGTGGGATATGGTTTGAACGGGCGCAACCTCGCGCGAGTGCTGGGCGAAACCGAAGTGCCCTATATCGCGCTGGATCTCGATGGCGATACGGTCCAACGGGAAACCAAGCATGGACTCCCGCTGTACTACGGCGATGCGACCAATCCGAACGTGCTCCGCCATGTGAAGATCGAAGATGCACGTGTGCTGGTCGTCGCGATCTCCGATCCCTTCATGGCCAGACGCACCGTCCAAGTCGCCAGAGGCTTGAATCCGAAACTCCACATCGTAGTACGGACCCGCTACCTGCGGGAGCTGGAAGAACTCCATCAACTCGGGGCCGATGACGTGGTGCCGGAGGAATTCGAGACGTCGATTGAAATCTTCGCCCTGGTCCTCCGCACCTACAACATGCCGCAGGAATTCGTCATGCGGAAGGCCGAGCAAGTGCGCCGGGAAGGCTACGCTCTGCTGCGCCGGAACGACTTGCCGGAACTGGCGCATCATCTCCGCGGCGGAACACTCAGCGATGTGGAAGTAGAGACCTGCCGGATTGAAGACGGCTCGCCGGCGGCCGGGAAACTGCTTTCCCAGCTTTCGTTGCGACCACGGACCGGAGCCTCGGTCATTGCCTGGACCAGAGCGGGAATCACCGAATCAAACCCGTCGGAAAAAACCAAACTGCTCCCCGGCGATATTGTGGTCCTGCTCGGTTCCCGTGCTCAGATCCGCCGGGCTATGGAACTCATCCTCCCGACTGAATCGAAAGAACGTTAG
- a CDS encoding NAD-dependent epimerase: protein MAGAPSPILVTGVAGFIGFHVAQRLLARGEQVIGLDIVNDYYDVRLKEARLAQLANASGHRFLKLNLADRAGMKALFADHGIKRVVHLAAQAGVRYSLINPHAYTESNIEGFMNILEGCRHAKVDHLVYASSSSVYGGNTHMPFSIHDNVDHPVSLYAASKKANELMAHCYAHLYRIPCTGLRFFTVYGPWGRPDMALFIFTKAILEGKPIEVFNHGKMKRDFTYVDDIVEGIIRTLDHPATPNPAWTGEQPDPGTSSAPARVYNIGNHQPVELLHFIEVLEDALGKKAEKQLVPLQPGDVPATYADIDDLANDVGFKPATPIEEGIPRFVKWYREFYKA, encoded by the coding sequence ATGGCTGGAGCACCATCCCCGATTCTTGTCACCGGCGTGGCCGGATTCATCGGTTTCCACGTGGCCCAGCGCTTACTGGCGCGCGGCGAACAGGTCATCGGCCTGGATATCGTCAATGACTACTATGATGTCCGCCTGAAGGAGGCGCGCCTGGCCCAACTGGCCAACGCCAGCGGCCATCGCTTTCTCAAACTGAATTTGGCCGATCGCGCAGGCATGAAGGCGCTCTTTGCCGATCACGGAATCAAGCGCGTGGTGCATCTGGCCGCCCAAGCCGGCGTCCGCTACTCGCTGATCAATCCCCACGCCTATACCGAGAGCAACATCGAAGGCTTCATGAACATTCTGGAAGGATGCCGGCACGCCAAGGTCGACCATCTGGTCTACGCCTCCTCCAGTTCCGTCTACGGCGGAAATACCCATATGCCGTTCTCGATCCACGATAACGTCGACCATCCGGTCTCGCTCTATGCCGCGAGCAAGAAGGCTAACGAGCTCATGGCCCATTGCTACGCGCATCTGTATCGCATCCCCTGCACCGGCCTGCGCTTCTTTACCGTCTATGGCCCCTGGGGACGCCCGGATATGGCTCTGTTTATTTTCACCAAGGCGATTCTCGAAGGAAAACCGATCGAGGTCTTCAATCACGGAAAAATGAAACGCGATTTCACCTACGTAGACGACATTGTCGAGGGCATCATCCGTACCCTCGATCATCCGGCGACACCGAACCCGGCTTGGACCGGCGAGCAACCGGATCCCGGCACCAGTTCGGCTCCGGCACGGGTCTATAATATCGGCAACCACCAACCGGTAGAGCTGCTCCATTTTATCGAAGTGTTGGAAGACGCCCTGGGCAAGAAGGCGGAGAAACAGCTCGTGCCTTTGCAGCCTGGTGATGTGCCGGCGACCTATGCGGACATCGACGACCTGGCCAATGATGTGGGATTCAAACCCGCGACACCGATCGAAGAAGGCATTCCCCGCTTCGTGAAGTGGTATCGGGAGTTCTATAAAGCCTGA
- a CDS encoding nuclear transport factor 2 family protein — protein sequence MVTKGLKLPLSPDDIRNRVDRYFAAWRALDPTAWTACFAVDAISHEPYGATPVQGHTALKTVFHTIASALQEVTIHAQEIHIAHNRAAVVFHGQGIGKNGKPVEVHGIDVFEFNEAGNIQTLWAY from the coding sequence ATGGTCACGAAAGGACTGAAGCTGCCGCTCTCACCCGACGACATTCGCAACCGCGTCGACCGGTATTTCGCCGCTTGGCGTGCCCTGGATCCCACGGCCTGGACGGCCTGTTTCGCCGTCGATGCGATCAGTCACGAACCCTATGGGGCCACACCCGTGCAGGGGCATACCGCATTGAAGACGGTCTTTCACACCATTGCCAGCGCCCTGCAGGAAGTCACCATCCACGCACAGGAGATACACATCGCCCACAATCGTGCGGCGGTTGTCTTTCATGGCCAAGGGATCGGGAAGAACGGAAAGCCGGTCGAGGTACACGGGATCGACGTGTTCGAGTTCAACGAGGCCGGAAACATTCAGACGCTCTGGGCCTACTGA